A DNA window from Pseudarthrobacter sp. W1I19 contains the following coding sequences:
- a CDS encoding ATP-dependent Clp protease proteolytic subunit, with protein sequence MATVDPAAQDNYIYNRLLKERIIWLGSEVRDENANAICSQLLLLSAENPEKDIYLYINSPGGSVTAGMAIYDTMQFIPNDVVTVATGLAASMGQFLLSSGTKGKRYATPNARVLMHQPSGGIGGTASDIKIQAELILHMKKVMAELTAEQTGQTVDTILKDNDRDKWFTATEALDYGFFDKIAAHAGSVAGGGGTSNSNGATGETPSAN encoded by the coding sequence ATGGCGACTGTCGATCCTGCAGCCCAGGACAACTACATCTACAACCGCCTCCTCAAGGAGCGGATCATCTGGCTGGGCTCAGAGGTGCGTGACGAGAACGCCAACGCCATCTGCTCGCAGCTGCTGCTCCTGTCCGCCGAGAACCCGGAAAAGGACATCTACCTTTACATCAACTCCCCGGGCGGCTCGGTCACCGCAGGCATGGCCATCTATGACACCATGCAGTTCATCCCGAACGATGTGGTCACCGTCGCCACCGGCCTCGCCGCCTCGATGGGGCAGTTCCTGCTCTCCTCCGGCACCAAGGGCAAGCGCTATGCCACCCCCAACGCACGCGTCCTGATGCACCAGCCCTCCGGCGGCATCGGCGGCACAGCCTCGGACATCAAGATCCAGGCCGAGCTCATCCTGCACATGAAGAAGGTTATGGCGGAGCTGACGGCCGAGCAGACCGGCCAGACCGTGGACACCATCCTCAAGGACAACGATCGCGACAAGTGGTTCACGGCCACCGAAGCCCTTGACTACGGGTTCTTCGACAAGATCGCCGCCCACGCCGGCTCGGTTGCCGGCGGCGGCGGAACCTCGAACAGCAACGGCGCCACGGGCGAGACCCCCTCCGCGAACTAA
- a CDS encoding ATP-dependent Clp protease proteolytic subunit: protein MNYNFGWSAGNLPSSRYVLPQFEERTPYGFKRQDPYTKLFEDRIIFLGVQVDDASADDIMAQLLVLESTDPDRDITLYINSPGGSFTAMTAIYDTMQYIRPEIQTVCLGQAASAAAVLLAAGTPGKRLALPNARVLIHQPALSGGQGGQASDLEIQAAEVMRMRSWLEDTLAHHSGRTSEQVNNDIERDKILTAEEAQVYGLIDQVLDSRKIKPQAITR, encoded by the coding sequence ATGAACTACAACTTCGGGTGGTCCGCCGGTAATCTTCCGTCCAGCCGCTACGTCCTGCCCCAGTTCGAGGAGCGCACGCCCTACGGCTTCAAGCGCCAGGACCCGTACACCAAGCTCTTCGAGGACCGCATCATCTTCCTCGGCGTCCAGGTGGACGACGCTTCCGCGGACGACATCATGGCGCAGCTGCTGGTGCTGGAATCCACTGACCCGGACCGCGACATCACCCTGTACATCAACTCGCCGGGTGGTTCGTTCACGGCCATGACGGCGATCTACGACACGATGCAGTACATCCGCCCTGAGATCCAGACCGTCTGCCTCGGGCAGGCAGCCAGCGCCGCCGCCGTCCTTTTGGCGGCCGGAACGCCCGGCAAGCGTCTGGCACTGCCGAACGCACGTGTCCTGATCCACCAGCCCGCGCTCTCCGGCGGGCAGGGCGGACAGGCCTCCGACCTGGAGATCCAGGCCGCCGAGGTCATGCGCATGCGGTCCTGGCTCGAGGACACCCTGGCACACCACTCAGGACGGACGTCCGAGCAGGTCAACAACGATATCGAGCGCGACAAGATCCTGACCGCGGAAGAAGCCCAGGTGTACGGCCTGATCGACCAGGTCCTGGATTCGCGCAAGATCAAACCGCAGGCAATTACCAGGTAA